catataaattccatcgtttcgcaaattttaactttaatctagttaatattcatgttagatattgagatatctacttgcagataattcaacttcttttaaaatatgagtAATCATGACAATACAGTCAcattaaacttaaataaaaatactataatttGGACCAGCAGGGACTTGCCCGCAACTGAGCCTTTAGCATACCGGTCATTGACCCCTAGCCCGAAGAAACGTCTGGAAGAGGACACCCCACGGTCACACCCGGACGTGGCTCGAGCCGTGGCTCCTACCAACACAGAGCAACGTCTCTACTCCTTCGAAGGAACCGGGTACTCCAACAACAACTATATTATTGCAAACATCTTATTTAAGTTGGTCGCACTTCGGACAAATTAGCACCGTACAAAAGAATACAGAGCGTTAGTGATATCTTAACGAATACCGTAATAGTGAGCTGTGTCATCCCTCTcaggttacgatgtcacttacatcccgtacaagtaaGTACAGGTAATACGAGTAATTATGGGTGTTaataacaccgtaacgaatactgagggggatgattcaaactttgtttctgagttgatatcaagtggaatttcttgtcggaaaattcataaaacatattgtgttttttaaattattttcagatagttttgtgatggaaaattccacaaaatcatccctcaaagttttagttacgatgtcactaaaaccctgtatctGTTTACTTACCTAACCAACTCATATCCATTCGTGCGCGCGGCCTTGGGATTGTTCTTTAGTGTTCGTTCGTGTTCGCACGAAAAAGCGTCTAATTTGTGACCGGCCTTAGATTGTTCCTATACGAGTATCCATTTATAATCTTATTGACTTATTTGTCAATGATAACGggcgacattacaggctgatcacgtgattatccgaaagtaaggtgatccgtgctccggaagacGTGCACTTTAAACTGTTGGTCATGGTTACTaattactgttgtaagtaagagGTTGGTAAATAACCTCAAAACccacatagaagaagaagacgagcGATAGGGTTATCTCTTATATTACACTCGGtgctgctcgccagttctgttacttgaacttggcttgacacgctcccCCGTGTCCAGatcagggatgttatggatataaAGTTTCGCATACGGATTGCATATggatttaagaattatttttataccggatacggttacggataataaattaagtatttcggattatccgtaagtttcggataatttcggttacggatactatttttttatggaatttcaaatgtaaaatacaaaatttataatgttatgacgacaaaagaagaaaaaaagcaaacaatgcgcgcggcttgtgtgtcGGCACTGGCGGCGGCCAGCCGATCAAAACAACTTGACAAAACGTGTCTCAAGTACGCTCCGCCCCTATGCAATATTGTCcgtaacttttatttcggattcggttacggttacggatgattttttatatcggatatccgatagtttcggttacctATGGTTCATCTTATCTATTCTAGGCGTGTATATCCAAAGCAGCTGCAAGGTGTCTGTATGTTAGTTTGCCTTTGATGCATATATATGAACTACAGTAGATACTCTTAAGGTCGATAGGTAATGTAACAAAACGCACTTACTTCTAATCACTCTTGTTTATGCACCAGATCAGGTCAGACGTACTTCTCATCAAAACCTCCCGTGGATCCTATGAGGATTGTCTTAGTAGGAGATCCTCCTGAATATTGTTCTACCTACGCCCGTGTGTTCGAGGTACGGTATTTCCTTAAGAGTATTAGTCTTACTCCCCAGCCTCTCTAAGCATAATTGGTTCTTTGCTACAAGCTGTCATCTGcatagtacctacataatttaacCTGTGTctgtaaataggtacattttttttacattttgttgcaTAACTTCTAAACCTCATGGATAACAATGGACGATAAACCCAAAATTGATCTTTGGTCACGACTCCACCTATGCCAATTgataagttataataataagttcATACATTTTGAGCATTGTTCTTTATATTCATTAAAAAGGAATTATAGTATATCCCGACAAGTGACACACAGAACAATAATTGATTAAGTTGTTTACCAGCAGCGACACCAATCCAGCTGCACAATGGTTTCAGAATCAATGTAAAATCGAGAGGACCCTCAGTCTTCACCAGTCGTCAGAGTCTGAGGCGAAGAACACCAGGGTTCTGACTGCGTTCTCAAGTCCCACTCGAAGAGAAGCCAGGTCGGAGTCCCGACGCAAACAGTCCTCTTCTAAATGCAACAAAGCAGCAGAggtatacttaaaaaataaaaacgtcttAAAGTCAAACCTTTCCGGACTTGGAACTCAATTTCATCAGAATTCTGAGGCTTGTGAACACCTTGTAAATATGGGTATAAAATACAAAGCCATTTGCTTGGCTAGATTTTAgaataagataaatatttaaattcatatagtacaatacaaaaacttttattgcacttaaaataaatattaaaaatgaacaATTATAtagatgttattattttattttttattgtcattATTCATGAAGTGATTGATGTACTTACggaattatatattttgtttattagttTCAGAGAAGCTGTGATGCCGTAGTGTTGCGGACGTGGATTCATCAGCTGATAAGCAGCTTACCCTTATCTGCGACAGTCGCTCTCTCGGATGCCAATTCTGACTGCCTGCTAGAGTACTTACTACCTTCTTATTTTACCAATAGATGCTCACGACACAAAAAtcatgttaggttaggttagaagaCCTTTATTGCAATTAGTAGAAACAATACTGCaatgcttttttttaatagatttcTATTTCCAGACCACAGAAAGTTTTGTTATCCGATGGATAGATGACGTTcgtacagttttttttattgtgtacaatatTTTTCAGAGAACCCGACTCAGTTCGCTCTGAACAAGTGGCGCTAACCAGGAACGTGACTCCCACACGCTCTCCTGACACTTCTCGGTGTAGCATCGCCGTACAAGCACTCCCTAACAAGTTacatcttttttgtttttatagttagACCCATGTGTTATTTTGTCTTGCTTGACTGGCTAGATAATTGAGAATATGAAAGAGTTTCCTTCGGTAAAAACGGTAATAGTGTTGAGTGAAGAATCGTGATGCAGAATGCTCCAAAGCCCCAACAGGTCAAATATAGGATGTTTCAATCTGTCAATAGGTCCTATCAGAGTCGAGGTATTTCTGTTAAACTggaaacccactgactgactcactcacggacataattgttctcccggAAGGAGCATCGGAATGTGTGATCCGGACGTCatagtgagtatgggaaaattTCCAGATCTTCGGAAAATGTTCCGCAtgagagagacaccctacggcctggcaaaactttATAACTTAgaacctttatttttttaacacgtCCTGTTTAAACCTTGACCGAATTTGTATAGGAAGTTTGATTGGGACGTCTTTCTGAAGAAGAGAATATGTAATGGAGGATAAAGTGATGCGTAATTTAGTAACCAGTCGTCTgtagttcaagataaattgtcACAGGTGAATTGTCATCTGACGACTATTCTGCCTATCTGTATAAAAGGATTGCGACTGTGAGTTATGTTAAACAGATACTTACGTAAATCATATTTACAGGTGCAGTTCATATGAATCCAACTTTCGTGGCAAAGAACGtaagatttttataatatacttacacactTTTAAATAGGTAAGATGATCAATGCTTCAGACGGTATGTTCAgacgttggtcctggttactcttactttgattgaggggagtgcCTAGCAATGGgatgtatatagactgtttctgttatgttatttatgttaatacttACTAATGAAAGtattagttgttacatgagcgatgccaggggcctttggagggtcaataattaccctgataCCAGGTTTGGTGAGGTCGATCATCCGCCTCATTACCCACATGATAGTAGAAGATATACTTGTTGGTACAGACACTGTGCTCCTGTAGTGAGTAGAAGTGCTGGATGATGTTTATTTATACGTTCAAGGCGAACTTACAGCTTACGGcggaacttattttatttatatgttatCTGATCATTTGATGATAACTCTGCCGGGTGGAAACGACTTGCACtttatatttttgtcaattttCAATTGCCATCGTGATGAAAGTAATAATTTCTGCGGAAAATTTTAGCAGATTGCCcattattgcatttttatttgtttataactattattatttgtatgtcattaCCATATCGCGGGTCTATAGCGTCTCAACCTTTGGGAGGCATGGCTCCCTTTAGGTGCATAATGTACATTTTGCAAAATGTCCAGTGGTGAAAAAATGACCAGTTTGCATAATGTCCAGTTAACAAATAGAAGGCCAAGACATTTTAGTATAAAGGTGATTATGATTACTATTAACTCTTACTATTTTAACTTAGCTGAGGGGAACCCTGCAGCGCTTCCCGAGGAGTGGGTTGGCGGCGTGAGGGCGCTTCGCGACTCTCACGTGCGTCTGGTGCTGCGGCAGCTGAAGCACATCGACCGTCTGAACCGCGCCCTCGACCACGCCGTCACCCGCACCGGGCCGTTATCCAAACGCGGCAACAAAAAATCTTAACCTGTCACTAATAGGgtacttgactgggtcaaagataaattataaaatatttttccataaaaatagAAGCCTAATACGATTAAAAAACAGTCTCATTTTacgtttcgacttattttcgaattttatttatgaatttagtaacaataagttaacatttgaccgcttttattgatgacgtcacgggacagtatttccatacaaactatcAGGAAAACTTTtggcgtttcgtaaaaagtatctcatttgactttaATTGGCACTATAATCAGTCGGCCATAATGCAACAATATTAATTGtccaaacctttttttttactgtacAACACACATTTTCTTTTGCAGTTGTACTAAACAAGTAATGTTGTTCCCAGAAATAAAAGAGATGTCTTTTTGGAATTGTTGTTTCATTTTAAAACGAAACCAACTTTCGAATGAAATTATTGGATATATCAGAGATTACATGAATAGACTTATTtatattgtaggtacttacatatttgtttttattttgacgtcacTTGTAGTTTGCGCAGGTTTgtccagatggcattaactactacgTTGCGTTGGTGCGGAGCAAACGAAGATTGAATTACATAAGGTGACAACTACACTATCATAAATCATTTACACAGTCTAATCAATGACATCAATTAGAAAATGTAGCTGTGTTTAAACTTAAGTAAATTATGTGGACACATTACGGTGCAAcggatttttgtttatttattcaatgttTTAACATTTCTTCATTTGATTTCAGTATCGAAATAGAATTCAGGATTCTTCGTCGTCGAGCTGAAGTGAATTTTAAGTTAATGCCTAACCGTGGTGCTGagtcctgtacacaccatctaattttattttaagttatacctccctttctttttcagcggatacgcaaatgtcaataaTTAGGGTGTGTATGCAGGAATCCAGGCCATTGCCAGGGATTGGGAGTAAATTTTAAAACggacaaaaatatatatctacttatattttcatagtttttatacatttatatttcaagtttgatttataatataaactatAAATTGTATGTTACAGTGAATGAGTATTGTAATCAGTCGTATATGGCGTGATTTAGATATTCTATTTATATTGAACTACGTTTTTTAATctgatttaattatttttttaggtaggtaatgttttatttttaatataatctattatagaaaaatcttttggtatcaaatataaataattttgctGGCCCTGGTCTTACGAGTTCGCCtactttaatataatattgagcATCTTATAATatcaacaaattaaaaaatatataagtacttaaatctaaaatagataggtacctacttttatattGTATGGCGACATCTACTCAGAGGAGAGAAATACGCGAAAGCATTATTTAATTCAATAGTCATATTTTGTGTAATCTAAAATGTGTCTGTTTATGTCGTTATTATTTTGAAACATCATGAAATTGAGTCTAGACGTGAGAGAACTTACGCCACCGTAAATACACGTAATTTCGGTGgcgtatttttgtattgtatgtctAAGGTGAGTTTACGCCACCGAAACCAACTGTATGTAAATTCACCCACGTCTATATCTGATGAGTTACATTACGTCCTGCTGTTAATCACAGCAAGCGTAACAACGATGACATGGTTTCATGACGAGCATTCGTAGAATTTCTCTCTGCGTCTGAGTGAACGGCAAGCAGCACTGTAGTTATGTTAGTTCATGCTGTGGCCGGTAGATGGCGACGCCGGCGCACCTCGTTGTCTACCGAGCGTGGCGTGGTCGtggtagtggtggtggtggCCGGATCCAGTCCTTTAATCTCGAATGGCCCGCGGAACAGCGGCCGGAACAAACGGAGGAATGACTGGTAGCGCACCGCTGAGTTCTGAAACGCATACGAAGGAACATCTATTATATGTATTCGTCAGGCACTGAAGTTCATTTCGATCAAGAGTCGAAGAACAATGTAAGTACGTGGAAAGGCGAAaaggtattatttttaaatagggaaaatagggcataGTAAGGACTTTTGACTGATGTTTAAACATCAAACACACTTCAACTTCACAAACGATAACAtcaaatagaaaattaaatgaCAAGTGTAACATTTACCTGTATGACGTCACCAATGATCTTAGTAGTGCGGATCAGCAACGACACGGACGGCCCAAACAGGTTCCCCGGGAAGTCCAGGCTGACCTTGTTCCGGTCGAAGACTGGTATACCGTCCGTGGTAGTGGAGATCTGCGCCTGCGCCTGGCGCTGCACCCGCATCACCGACGACGATCCGCGAGAGCGGCTCGGGCTCGCCTGGCGCTGCCACGTAGTGCCACTCTGCGCACACGCATACACTCAGCCTCACATGTCTACCGTGGCCGCCCTCACCCTCATGCCTATCTTCCTAACCATCTCTGTGTACTATACGAGCTTGAAGTCTGATTGTCATGTTTATTCTCGTCAAGATTGTACGTACCTTACTTAACAATTTTTCGGAGTAGTTCAAGAAACattcatttaaataaacacTCACCCGCTGAACCGGTTATCTAATTTTTCCGTCCTACTTTTAATGTGTAGCCTTAAAATGGCCCTTACAGCAATTTATTCTAGTAGCATACAGTTAGTGTTAATTTTGTAAACTGGTTCCTATACGAGTGTAccgttcatttatttttatggaGCGTGAAAATATGACTGCAAGTGTTTAGTTGTGTAAGTTCACTACCAGTTCGTCACACTTCATCATTGCATTCTATGCATGAAAGTGGGAAATGCATTGTTGCTTAGCGTTGGCCGTGGTAATTTGTACCCATACATCTGCTGGTTTCGCAATATTTTATAGCGGCCGTAAAGCTGCGCCGCATTTGAAAGTTTAAATTCTGtttcattacaaaacaaaacgattaatgaataagaaagaaaaacaaacagattttttaagttattttttattttatacatatcaATCTTTTGGGATCattaacatatatattttttaaatttcaataataTTACTGATTTTAATTCTAATTTAGAATAATTGGTAAGTATTTGTGGGTTTTAAGGACAGGCGAGCGGAACTATCTAAGTACTAAttagtgtattaaatttgtaacATAATATCAAAACTATTTAAATCAATCAGCTAATTGTGAAAGGTGAGAAGGTCGATTGGAACGGTGATTTGAGTTTGATTTGCATTTATAACTACATTTGCCGTTGAATGTGTGCGTGACTGGTCTACCAAGGATACGCGCTACGGTGAGGCTACGGCCTACGGAATTGCTACGTGCTACGACGTTACTACACACAAACATATGGGTGTCTACagatttgaataaaattaaacattaataagAGCAGTTCAacagatttataatattagttacaCACGAAACCATGCAATTGGCAAGAATAATTATTACGAGAGTACCTCAACCCtccaatatttatatattatggcATTTGTTAGTGGGATTCACAGGTActcgttaaaacattttttcatcGCCAAACTATTTATAATGCAATTGCTTAATGCAATATTTCACAAATTAAAAGCAAATTACCTTTAGGAAGGTCACATGATATCCGTTTTGAAGTTTAGCCATGgaatttaagtaataataactaCGGGCAATACGTTCTCGCTTCGCGATTAGATTTATTTACTATAGCTAAGGACAAGCTGCCGACTAGAATAGTGTATATACAGGCACGAATTCAATTAGATAAAGATAGTATAATGACTAGAGGAAGGAGGTGATTGAgtttaatttcgtattttttgCGACTTTTGAACCACACTTTTAAGGATAAAAAGTGTAAAAGGCGGATTTTGACAACAACACGACATGCAGTGGAAATATCTATTGAACTCTACATAGATATTCAATTCGTGCTACAATTATCTACATAAATCTACCATTGAAGTATCTACAGCTTGTGACATTGTGGTCAAGTTTCATTTTTCATCTTTTATATTATACAAGCGTTATTGAAATTTCTGAAACTATCATACAACAATACAATTGTGCGATGTCAGTAAGCATAAAACGTGACCACAAATGAAGGTGCGGTGGGGACAGGGTGCAGACgtgcaaacaaacaaacacttGGAAGGAAACATTTAATATCACCAGCATTCACCTAAAAActatttacattataaatacAAGGCGCATGATGCGGCTCGCTACTGGGAAGACCGCGGACTGTACAGGCGGTCGGCACAGGGGAGGAGAGAGAGCTTGCATACACTACGACACTCGGCACGACACTTACCCCAAAACAATTAGCGTCTTCTTACACGTTGTTGAAGCATTATGGTATTAGTCGAGCGACCGTCAATACACGCGGAAAATTTATTTAACACTAGCTAAACTTCGAAACACCGGTGTTGTAGTGTATTAAAGCGAGAAAGGCAAGGAGATCACGAGTCGTCCTCTTCCGAGGAGTCGACGGTCTCAACGGTGGCCCCGGCTCCGGCACCGCCGCCTGATGACGACCCCGACAGGGAGGTGACGAGCGAGATGATCGAGCCCAGACCGGAGCCCCCACCTTGTCCGCTGGAGCCCCCGGACGCGCCGCCCAGCAGCCCCGTCACCGCCTGGATCTTGGGGCCGAGCAGCTGTAGTTTGGGCCCCAGCACTTGTCCCACGATGCCGCTCAGCGAGCCCAGACCGCTCTGCGGCGCTTCAATACCATACTGTTTGTTGATTTCTATGTTCTTTCTGTCCAACGTGTCCACGAACCGCGTCTTCGCGTCGATTAATGAGTTGATTTTCTAGAACATAAACCACTTTCTTATTGTGTGAATACAAACAAGATTGAATGtttattaatataagtactttgtttttataaagcataagtttatttattatatccgTTTGAATAATATAACGGcaaatgttttttatatattcttttaagtttattttaatttggagAATGTACTCACCCCGAAGACGAAGCCGAGTACGGCGTTCTTGATACCGAACTTGGCCTGCGTGACGCCCTCCAGCTTGCGCTTCTCCCGCGTCTGCTCCTCGCCCTCGGCGCCCTGTGCACACACACACGTGtcactacacacacacaagcaCCGACACCACTACACCAGCACCACCAACACCATTACCACACCGCACCACCACTATGAAGCACTCCACCACCAAGCCGcgatatataaattatatggcGATAAATATAATCATCCAAATGCAATGGATTGAGTCAAATGCGCCATGAATTTGTATTGACAAACAGTCGAACGGTACGTTGTTATAACTAAATCATATTTTATGAAGtttcaaacattttataaaactgGTCATATCATCCAAAAGATTTTGACCAAGATGTGGACGTTTTTGACgctgaataattataatatattattgcgACGTCATATTCATCGCATAAATCAAGTTGTAGCTGTCCTTGTTTTGATCCTAAATGCAGCCAGTGCAGTATGTAACACGAATTACAACCTACTTATATGTGATATGTGCTTTATGCTACATCGGAACCCCGAGTGGTTCAGCGAACGCGCTCCGAATACATTAGCCGTGCGAAGGTTACGCCTTCACCGATTAGTTATTGAGGACTTGAAGTAGATACCAAAGTATCGTACTTCTACTTTAGCTTTAgtgccagttttttttatttcttaatacttgttgtcattataattatacaatttaattaCTTTGAATTTTTGTTACTTATTCCGACCGAATGATGTCTGTTGGAAAGTAATTTTCGTGAATGTAataaaatttgatttgattggtcTCCTTTGATAGGCAACCCAAGAAGGGTTTTCCAGGAAATGGTTTCGTGACGATAGTAAGGTCAAGATGGTATATACAATGTTCGTTAAGCGTTTGTGCAAGAGATGTCGCACAAGTTTAGGTGAAGTGACGCAAGCGGCGACCTCTGCGCCCGCTTGCACAACACTACATAGCCACACACTCAACCCAACACGATAAACacgcattatttatttttctttttcacatAACTATTTAAACAAATCTCTGCTTACTATTGTCTGTATTAAACAACGAACAATTGAAGATCATTAAAGTAGGAAGGTAAGTTCCTAGACAAAGTTGCTTGTACTAAAATTGTTTGATTTTAGTAGCAGGTTGAATGTTGTCAAACCGAGTGGCATAACGCAGCAGTAGCTAGTTATGGCAGGTGGCTCGCAGGCTGGGTCGAGGTCGCCCGCCTCTCGTTCACTGCCTCATTAGTGTAATCACACACCGAACTCCCTGAAACGCTCCTTCTCTAGTTTTATTCACCGAGTCTATGTTATTAATCAAATTATAATCGACAAAAACGCAACAGTTCAACTAACTACAGAATGTACGTGAGAGAATTAAAGGAACCTGATGCACTCAACTAAATATCTGTTGGATGTGACCTTTATGAAAATTATATCTAACTTGTATGTATTTATCTAGATTTATAGTGAATAATGGTACAAAACCGAACAGTGCACCGCGTTCTCATCACCTGGTTGCATAACTTGATGCAGTATCGCAATTCGCTGGGAACATGAATAAAAAGCTTTCTTGCATTCAATGCACTCTCAGAACCGATAACTATCCGAGCCTTACCTGGCACACATAGCGGTTGAAAGGCGTataaatgtacccacttaagaccTTGATTCCAATtaatttaatacataataatactttTGCACATGTAAAATTAGAACGTTCGAAATTCTATTCAGGTTTTTAGCTAACATATTAGGTTTAAGTCGATATTCCAAGGTTCTGCCTGTAGCTAAAACATGCTCAATTAATCTCTAGTTTTACTGATTGGTAGCAAGTAATAATACTTAAGATTGCGTGATATTCAATAAAACATGCGAAATTTTCCATCTGagtatctatttatttctataacCTAATTTTTTTCTTAAGAGAACTTTTAGCGAGTTGGTTGTATAATTTAGTGGAGTTGTATAGTTTG
This genomic interval from Pectinophora gossypiella chromosome Z, ilPecGoss1.1, whole genome shotgun sequence contains the following:
- the LOC126380486 gene encoding uncharacterized protein LOC126380486 isoform X2; protein product: MLAARSLALLLLASLALAAAAPPPHVRARRQLADDNTLQPLESGTTWQRQASPSRSRGSSSVMRVQRQAQAQISTTTDGIPVFDRNKVSLDFPGNLFGPSVSLLIRTTKIIGDVIQNSAVRYQSFLRLFRPLFRGPFEIKGLDPATTTTTTTTPRSVDNEVRRRRHLPATA
- the LOC126380486 gene encoding uncharacterized protein LOC126380486 isoform X1, which produces MLAARSLALLLLASLALAAAAPPPHVRARRQLADDNTLQPLEGAEGEEQTREKRKLEGVTQAKFGIKNAVLGFVFGKINSLIDAKTRFVDTLDRKNIEINKQYGIEAPQSGLGSLSGIVGQVLGPKLQLLGPKIQAVTGLLGGASGGSSGQGGGSGLGSIISLVTSLSGSSSGGGAGAGATVETVDSSEEDDS